The sequence below is a genomic window from Thermoflavifilum sp..
TCTGCCTGATGTATGCCAATAACGAAACGGGTGTTTTGCACCCGGTAAAAGCCATTGCTGAAATTGCACACCGCCATGGTATTCCTTTTCTCACGGATGCTACACAGGCCGCAGGCATTCTGCCCGTGGATGTGGAAACCGACGGTATCGACCTGATGGCCATGAGTGCCCATAAGATGTATGGTCCGAAAGGAATTGGTGCATTATTCATCCGCAAACGTTTTCAGGGACGCAAATTGCAACTCATCCCCCTGCTTCATGGTGGTGGTCAGGAAAAGGGCTGGCGATCGGGTACCCTGAATGTGCCGGCAATTGTAGGTTTTGGAAAGGCAGCCGAACTGGCCATGCAGTCGCGTGAAATAACGGCCATGCAACTGAAAAAACTGCGCGATGCATTAGAAAGTGCACTGTCTGAGGCTGGATGCATCATTCATGCCTACGACGAACCCCGCCTTCCGCACGTAAGCCACGTATATACTCCTGGCGTACCTTCCCGAATCTTAATTCCTGCACTCGCCACGGAACTGGCGCTCTCGGCCGGCTCTGCCTGCAGCAGTGCAACAGGTAAGCCCAGCCATGTGTTGAAAGCCATGGGCATGAGCGACGAAGAAGCTTTCAGCAGCCTGCGCATCAGCCTGGGACGCTTCACCACTGCCGAAGATGTACAGCTAGCAGCGAATATGCTGATACAGGCTATACACAAACTACGCAAGCAGATGACTGAAAATCCCTGACGATCACTGCTGCCCGGATTGCGAATCAATGTAGGCCAG
It includes:
- a CDS encoding cysteine desulfurase family protein codes for the protein MMTSRKPIYLDYCATTPCDPAVVEAMQPFFTTYFGNASSASHIFGWQAAEAVQIAREQIAQLIHASPDEIIFTSGATEALNLAIQGIYAYYGGISNHLISCTTEHHAVLDTLQFLEQHRGARVTYLPVDSGGKIDLDELENAITDKTILICLMYANNETGVLHPVKAIAEIAHRHGIPFLTDATQAAGILPVDVETDGIDLMAMSAHKMYGPKGIGALFIRKRFQGRKLQLIPLLHGGGQEKGWRSGTLNVPAIVGFGKAAELAMQSREITAMQLKKLRDALESALSEAGCIIHAYDEPRLPHVSHVYTPGVPSRILIPALATELALSAGSACSSATGKPSHVLKAMGMSDEEAFSSLRISLGRFTTAEDVQLAANMLIQAIHKLRKQMTENP